The Caloenas nicobarica isolate bCalNic1 chromosome 15, bCalNic1.hap1, whole genome shotgun sequence genome includes a region encoding these proteins:
- the DYNLRB1 gene encoding dynein light chain roadblock-type 1, which translates to MAEVEETLKRIQSQKGVQGIIVVNSEGIPIKSTMDNSTTIQYAGLMHSFIMKARSTVRDIDPQNDLTFLRIRSKKNEIMVAPDKDYFLIVIQNPTE; encoded by the exons ATG gcTGAGGTGGAAGAAACGCTGAAGCGAATCCAGAGCCAAAAAGGAGTGCAAGGAATCATTGTGGTTAATTCTGAAG GTATTCCTATCAAAAGCACTATGGACAACTCCACGACAATTCAGTACGCGGGCCTCATGCACAGCTTCATCATGAAGGCGCGGAGCACCGTGCGGGACATCGATCCCCAGAATGACCTCACGTTCCTGCGGATCCGCTCCAAGAAAAACGAAATCATGGTTGCACCAG atAAAGACTACTTCCTGATTGTCATCCAGAATCCAACTGAATGA